The bacterium genome window below encodes:
- the recO gene encoding DNA repair protein RecO, with protein sequence MKYGETSRILTLYTRDFGRMSVIVKGARSSKAKFGAALDLMSRSDAVIYTKEQRELQLLSQADLIRQYRRVVDGPDRLMYGFAVLEFLYATVHGEEAHEELYDVLLHALEALDAEDVRPVNVLLHYLYRLSEVMGFGLDAHHCIRCRTSFSEETALHGKAAFSLTNGGFTCASCPPALDSMETGIETVRALAWIDQHDVSQVYRLNMSPHAAREGLNLLHRHIASHIPEMRQVKSLPMLDIFS encoded by the coding sequence ATGAAGTATGGCGAAACAAGCCGCATTCTCACACTGTACACGCGCGATTTCGGGCGCATGAGCGTCATTGTCAAAGGAGCGCGCAGCAGTAAGGCGAAATTCGGCGCGGCGCTCGACCTGATGAGCCGGTCAGACGCCGTCATTTACACGAAAGAGCAGCGCGAACTGCAGCTGCTTTCCCAGGCAGACCTGATACGCCAGTACAGGCGTGTGGTCGACGGTCCCGACAGGCTCATGTACGGATTCGCTGTTCTGGAATTCCTTTACGCCACCGTACACGGGGAGGAAGCGCATGAAGAACTGTATGATGTGCTGCTGCATGCGCTTGAGGCGCTGGACGCGGAGGATGTGCGTCCCGTCAACGTTCTTCTTCACTATCTCTACCGCCTCTCCGAGGTGATGGGATTCGGTCTCGACGCGCATCACTGCATTCGATGCAGAACGTCCTTCAGTGAGGAAACGGCATTGCACGGCAAGGCGGCGTTCTCGCTGACCAACGGCGGATTTACCTGCGCCTCCTGTCCCCCGGCGCTCGACAGTATGGAGACGGGAATCGAAACCGTGCGCGCCCTGGCCTGGATTGATCAACACGATGTTTCACAGGTGTACCGTTTGAATATGTCGCCGCATGCAGCCCGGGAAGGTTTGAATCTTTTACACAGGCATATTGCATCACATATACCGGAGATGCGCCAGGTGAAGTCCCTCCCCATGCTCGATATTTTCAGCTGA
- a CDS encoding trypsin-like peptidase domain-containing protein, giving the protein MSKRTVLTAIILVSTGILFGAVLVSSFSGANLSFADTNTEFNSSAPYTPPADAASLNETFRNVSQIVTPQVVYISVKTRVENNNPHQFFRGWPFNRQPEDSDKQPYSSGAGSGIIISDDGYIMTNRHVVENVIEDGITVTLHDNREYTARLIGEDENTDIAVIKIDETGLSAASLGNSDEIRPGDWVLAVGNPLGLTSTVTAGIVSAISRNIGIMRDRQGYGIENFIQTDAAINPGNSGGALVNLSGQVIGVNTAIAGAMQGTYLGFAVPINLAKVVAKALIRDGKFVRGYIGIRIKDVDAKTADALGMDVYQGVLVQSLVKDGAAAKAGLESGDAIVEVDGRAVETSNQLQARVGMKHPGDKVMLKIWRDGKYISKTVTLEGRDEDEKTLAEDESSNDVKIERSEPLKFKDSGFTIKPLDEKARETFDRKKGVLVTDVQRPGKAFENNLPQGTVIFEAIRKGRRVPIDNVSEFKNFVDKLDDGESVLFRFEDPNGNEGFAPLKAPIE; this is encoded by the coding sequence ATGTCAAAACGCACAGTTCTCACAGCAATTATCCTTGTGAGTACGGGGATTCTTTTCGGCGCCGTGCTGGTCAGCAGCTTCAGTGGCGCGAATCTCTCCTTTGCTGATACAAATACAGAGTTCAACAGCAGCGCTCCATACACGCCGCCTGCTGACGCTGCATCGTTGAACGAGACCTTCCGCAACGTCTCCCAGATCGTCACACCCCAGGTTGTCTACATCAGTGTGAAAACGCGTGTGGAGAACAATAACCCCCATCAGTTTTTCCGGGGCTGGCCTTTCAACCGTCAGCCGGAAGACAGCGACAAGCAGCCTTACAGCTCAGGTGCCGGTTCCGGCATCATCATCTCGGATGACGGCTACATCATGACCAATCGTCACGTGGTCGAAAACGTCATCGAAGACGGCATCACCGTGACGCTGCACGATAACCGCGAATACACCGCCCGCCTGATCGGCGAGGATGAGAACACGGATATCGCTGTCATCAAAATTGATGAAACAGGCCTCTCCGCCGCATCGCTGGGCAACAGCGATGAAATTCGTCCCGGAGACTGGGTACTCGCCGTTGGTAATCCGCTCGGACTCACCTCCACGGTGACCGCGGGCATTGTTTCCGCCATCAGCCGCAACATCGGCATCATGCGCGACCGCCAGGGCTATGGCATCGAAAACTTCATCCAGACCGATGCGGCCATCAATCCCGGGAACAGCGGCGGCGCCCTGGTCAATCTCAGTGGACAGGTGATCGGCGTCAATACCGCGATCGCCGGCGCCATGCAGGGCACCTATCTCGGTTTCGCCGTCCCGATCAACCTTGCCAAGGTGGTCGCGAAAGCCCTGATCCGTGACGGGAAATTCGTGCGAGGATATATCGGCATCCGTATCAAGGACGTCGACGCCAAGACCGCGGACGCACTCGGAATGGACGTGTACCAGGGCGTGCTCGTGCAGAGTCTCGTCAAGGACGGTGCCGCAGCGAAGGCCGGACTCGAGAGCGGCGACGCCATCGTTGAGGTGGACGGCCGTGCGGTTGAAACCTCGAATCAGCTTCAGGCACGCGTCGGTATGAAGCACCCCGGCGACAAAGTGATGCTCAAGATCTGGCGCGATGGAAAGTACATCTCGAAAACCGTGACCCTGGAAGGGCGCGATGAAGACGAGAAAACGCTGGCTGAAGATGAGAGCTCGAATGATGTGAAAATCGAGAGATCGGAACCGCTGAAATTCAAAGACAGTGGTTTCACCATCAAGCCCCTCGATGAAAAAGCACGCGAGACTTTCGATCGCAAAAAGGGCGTGCTCGTCACCGACGTCCAGCGTCCGGGCAAGGCCTTCGAAAATAATCTGCCGCAGGGCACCGTGATTTTCGAAGCCATTCGCAAGGGCCGCCGCGTCCCCATCGACAACGTCTCGGAGTTCAAGAACTTCGTCGACAAGCTCGATGATGGTGAATCCGTACTCTTCCGCTTCGAAGATCCCAATGGCAATGAAGGCTTTGCCCCCCTCAAAGCCCCGATCGAATAA